A single genomic interval of Hoplias malabaricus isolate fHopMal1 chromosome 7, fHopMal1.hap1, whole genome shotgun sequence harbors:
- the gpatch2 gene encoding G patch domain-containing protein 2 isoform X3 codes for MFRAADIKKLSKAGTSWHFRRTMDELVHDLVSALEESSEQARGGFGDGGDHALAVGCLLKRQARKRRGRKRRSDNPHPPWDTCHLSEGSESSPEEQKDYRSSSSAAAGGAHARENNNSDSDEQLVAKRRSYDFGRGKRPLWHEEAGDALGTRSLRRRRKVKRMAVDPPLEVATMLAPPVPKPPGGGSRDLGKEAVLGDEGKESDASKVRLKKRKMTASRLALDATDEGVVVESEEAGQSGKDKMEFEEHKGSDEDMSDRCETSSVSNSSDGGLYTNDEGRQGDDEQSDWFYEGEGGGACGIAGVIPWWERDSNELDLTDPVFNSILTGAFPLMTQGAQRDSALVAVSSVWRPLVDCRILQEKGFQARLARQSSLQQSQGASQVAGCSERLPRLSQDPHGHDPWFSPGSRHEQCHWDSRADRGHRRSCSLKTASRQTSGHLGSLCTGDVKRRRKAAPMGAPSSTVVGEGAAPIPESNVGNRMLQSMGWSPGMGLGPEGRGMTEPLRATQRPKGAGLGFN; via the exons ATGTTCCGTGCGGCTGATATAAAGAAGCTGAGTAAAGCGGGAACCAGCTG GCATTTTCGCCGGACGATGGACGAGCTGGTCCATGATCTGGTGTCAGCGCTGGAGGAGAGTTCGGAGCAGGCCCGCGGCGGGTTTGGGGACGGTGGGGATCACGCACTGGCCGTGGGATGCTTGCTGAAACGGCAGGCGCGGAAACGCCGTGGGAGGAAACGCCGCTCCGACAACCCTCACCCTCCTTGGGACACCTGCCACCTGAGCGAGGGCTCGGAGTCCAGCCCCGAGGAGCAGAAGGACTACCGCTCGTCGTCCTCCGCCGCAGCAGGGGGCGCTCATGccagagaaaacaacaacagcgaCTCAGACGAGCAGCTCGTAGCCAAGCGCCGCTCGTACGACTTCGGTAGAGGCAAGAGGCCGCTGTGGCACGAGGAAGCCGGAGACGCGCTCGGGACCAGGAGCTTACGGAGGCGCAGGAAAGTGAAGCGAATGGCTGTGGACCCGCCACTAGAGGTCGCCACCATGTTAGCGCCACCAGTTCCGAAACCACCAGGGGGCGGCAGCAGGGA CCTCGGCAAAGAGGCAGTGCTCGGGGACGAAGGGAAAGAAAGCGATGCAAGTAAAGTCAGgctgaagaagaggaagatgacGGCTTCTCGACTGGCGCTGGACGCGACCGACGAGGGTGTGGTCGTGGAGAGCGAAGAGGCGGGGCAATCAGGAAAGGACAAAATGGAGTTTGAGGAGCACAAAGGATCAGATGAGGACATGAGTGACAGGTG tgaAACTAGCAGTGTGAGCAACAGCAGTGATGGAGGCTTGTACACCAATGATGAGGGGAGGCAAG GCGATGACGAGCAGAGCGATTGGTTCTACGAGGGCGAGGGGGGCGGGGCTTGCGGGATAGCCGGCGTGATCCCATGGTGGGAGAGAGACTCCAATGAACTGGACCTTACTGACCCTGTGTTCAACAGCATCCTCACTGGGGCGTTTCCTCTCATGACCCAGGGAGCTCAGCGAG ACTCTGCCTTAGTAGCGGTCAGCAGCGTTTGGCGCCCTCTAGTGGACTGCAGGATATTGCAGGAAAAAG gatTCCAGGCCAGGCTGGCTCGACAGAGCTCTCTACAACagtctcag GGTGCTTCTCAGGTAGCTGGATGTTCAGAGAGATTGCCCAGATTGTCCCAGGACCCTCATGGCCACGA CCCGTGGTTCAGTCCTGGATCCAGACATGAACAG tgtcaCTGGGACTCCAGAGCGGACCGAGGCCACCGTAGAAGCTGCTCATTAAAAACCGCAAGCAG GCAAACCAGTGGCCACCTCGGCTCATTGTGTACAGGAGACGTGAAGAGGAGACGTAAAGCTGCTCCTATGGGTGCTCCCTCCTCCACAG tagTAGGTGAAGGAGCTGCGCCCATCCCGGAGTCGAATGTGGGGAACCGGATGCTGCAGAGTATGGGCTGGAGTCCAGGAATGGGGCTGGGCCCTGAAGGCCGGGGCATGACGGAGCCTCTGAGGGCCACACAGAGGCCTAAAGGCGCCGGGCTGGGCTTTAACTGA
- the gpatch2 gene encoding G patch domain-containing protein 2 isoform X5 yields MFRAADIKKLSKAGTSWHFRRTMDELVHDLVSALEESSEQARGGFGDGGDHALAVGCLLKRQARKRRGRKRRSDNPHPPWDTCHLSEGSESSPEEQKDYRSSSSAAAGGAHARENNNSDSDEQLVAKRRSYDFGRGKRPLWHEEAGDALGTRSLRRRRKVKRMAVDPPLEVATMLAPPVPKPPGGGSRDLGKEAVLGDEGKESDASKVRLKKRKMTASRLALDATDEGVVVESEEAGQSGKDKMEFEEHKGSDEDMSDRCETSSVSNSSDGGLYTNDEGRQGDDEQSDWFYEGEGGGACGIAGVIPWWERDSNELDLTDPVFNSILTGAFPLMTQGAQRGFQARLARQSSLQQSQGASQVAGCSERLPRLSQDPHGHDPWFSPGSRHEQCHWDSRADRGHRRSCSLKTASRQTSGHLGSLCTGDVKRRRKAAPMGAPSSTAVVGEGAAPIPESNVGNRMLQSMGWSPGMGLGPEGRGMTEPLRATQRPKGAGLGFN; encoded by the exons ATGTTCCGTGCGGCTGATATAAAGAAGCTGAGTAAAGCGGGAACCAGCTG GCATTTTCGCCGGACGATGGACGAGCTGGTCCATGATCTGGTGTCAGCGCTGGAGGAGAGTTCGGAGCAGGCCCGCGGCGGGTTTGGGGACGGTGGGGATCACGCACTGGCCGTGGGATGCTTGCTGAAACGGCAGGCGCGGAAACGCCGTGGGAGGAAACGCCGCTCCGACAACCCTCACCCTCCTTGGGACACCTGCCACCTGAGCGAGGGCTCGGAGTCCAGCCCCGAGGAGCAGAAGGACTACCGCTCGTCGTCCTCCGCCGCAGCAGGGGGCGCTCATGccagagaaaacaacaacagcgaCTCAGACGAGCAGCTCGTAGCCAAGCGCCGCTCGTACGACTTCGGTAGAGGCAAGAGGCCGCTGTGGCACGAGGAAGCCGGAGACGCGCTCGGGACCAGGAGCTTACGGAGGCGCAGGAAAGTGAAGCGAATGGCTGTGGACCCGCCACTAGAGGTCGCCACCATGTTAGCGCCACCAGTTCCGAAACCACCAGGGGGCGGCAGCAGGGA CCTCGGCAAAGAGGCAGTGCTCGGGGACGAAGGGAAAGAAAGCGATGCAAGTAAAGTCAGgctgaagaagaggaagatgacGGCTTCTCGACTGGCGCTGGACGCGACCGACGAGGGTGTGGTCGTGGAGAGCGAAGAGGCGGGGCAATCAGGAAAGGACAAAATGGAGTTTGAGGAGCACAAAGGATCAGATGAGGACATGAGTGACAGGTG tgaAACTAGCAGTGTGAGCAACAGCAGTGATGGAGGCTTGTACACCAATGATGAGGGGAGGCAAG GCGATGACGAGCAGAGCGATTGGTTCTACGAGGGCGAGGGGGGCGGGGCTTGCGGGATAGCCGGCGTGATCCCATGGTGGGAGAGAGACTCCAATGAACTGGACCTTACTGACCCTGTGTTCAACAGCATCCTCACTGGGGCGTTTCCTCTCATGACCCAGGGAGCTCAGCGAG gatTCCAGGCCAGGCTGGCTCGACAGAGCTCTCTACAACagtctcag GGTGCTTCTCAGGTAGCTGGATGTTCAGAGAGATTGCCCAGATTGTCCCAGGACCCTCATGGCCACGA CCCGTGGTTCAGTCCTGGATCCAGACATGAACAG tgtcaCTGGGACTCCAGAGCGGACCGAGGCCACCGTAGAAGCTGCTCATTAAAAACCGCAAGCAG GCAAACCAGTGGCCACCTCGGCTCATTGTGTACAGGAGACGTGAAGAGGAGACGTAAAGCTGCTCCTATGGGTGCTCCCTCCTCCACAG cagtagTAGGTGAAGGAGCTGCGCCCATCCCGGAGTCGAATGTGGGGAACCGGATGCTGCAGAGTATGGGCTGGAGTCCAGGAATGGGGCTGGGCCCTGAAGGCCGGGGCATGACGGAGCCTCTGAGGGCCACACAGAGGCCTAAAGGCGCCGGGCTGGGCTTTAACTGA
- the gpatch2 gene encoding G patch domain-containing protein 2 isoform X2 produces MFRAADIKKLSKAGTSWHFRRTMDELVHDLVSALEESSEQARGGFGDGGDHALAVGCLLKRQARKRRGRKRRSDNPHPPWDTCHLSEGSESSPEEQKDYRSSSSAAAGGAHARENNNSDSDEQLVAKRRSYDFGRGKRPLWHEEAGDALGTRSLRRRRKVKRMAVDPPLEVATMLAPPVPKPPGGGSRDLGKEAVLGDEGKESDASKVRLKKRKMTASRLALDATDEGVVVESEEAGQSGKDKMEFEEHKGSDEDMSDSETSSVSNSSDGGLYTNDEGRQGDDEQSDWFYEGEGGGACGIAGVIPWWERDSNELDLTDPVFNSILTGAFPLMTQGAQRDSALVAVSSVWRPLVDCRILQEKGFQARLARQSSLQQSQGASQVAGCSERLPRLSQDPHGHDPWFSPGSRHEQCHWDSRADRGHRRSCSLKTASRQTSGHLGSLCTGDVKRRRKAAPMGAPSSTAVVGEGAAPIPESNVGNRMLQSMGWSPGMGLGPEGRGMTEPLRATQRPKGAGLGFN; encoded by the exons ATGTTCCGTGCGGCTGATATAAAGAAGCTGAGTAAAGCGGGAACCAGCTG GCATTTTCGCCGGACGATGGACGAGCTGGTCCATGATCTGGTGTCAGCGCTGGAGGAGAGTTCGGAGCAGGCCCGCGGCGGGTTTGGGGACGGTGGGGATCACGCACTGGCCGTGGGATGCTTGCTGAAACGGCAGGCGCGGAAACGCCGTGGGAGGAAACGCCGCTCCGACAACCCTCACCCTCCTTGGGACACCTGCCACCTGAGCGAGGGCTCGGAGTCCAGCCCCGAGGAGCAGAAGGACTACCGCTCGTCGTCCTCCGCCGCAGCAGGGGGCGCTCATGccagagaaaacaacaacagcgaCTCAGACGAGCAGCTCGTAGCCAAGCGCCGCTCGTACGACTTCGGTAGAGGCAAGAGGCCGCTGTGGCACGAGGAAGCCGGAGACGCGCTCGGGACCAGGAGCTTACGGAGGCGCAGGAAAGTGAAGCGAATGGCTGTGGACCCGCCACTAGAGGTCGCCACCATGTTAGCGCCACCAGTTCCGAAACCACCAGGGGGCGGCAGCAGGGA CCTCGGCAAAGAGGCAGTGCTCGGGGACGAAGGGAAAGAAAGCGATGCAAGTAAAGTCAGgctgaagaagaggaagatgacGGCTTCTCGACTGGCGCTGGACGCGACCGACGAGGGTGTGGTCGTGGAGAGCGAAGAGGCGGGGCAATCAGGAAAGGACAAAATGGAGTTTGAGGAGCACAAAGGATCAGATGAGGACATGAGTGACAG tgaAACTAGCAGTGTGAGCAACAGCAGTGATGGAGGCTTGTACACCAATGATGAGGGGAGGCAAG GCGATGACGAGCAGAGCGATTGGTTCTACGAGGGCGAGGGGGGCGGGGCTTGCGGGATAGCCGGCGTGATCCCATGGTGGGAGAGAGACTCCAATGAACTGGACCTTACTGACCCTGTGTTCAACAGCATCCTCACTGGGGCGTTTCCTCTCATGACCCAGGGAGCTCAGCGAG ACTCTGCCTTAGTAGCGGTCAGCAGCGTTTGGCGCCCTCTAGTGGACTGCAGGATATTGCAGGAAAAAG gatTCCAGGCCAGGCTGGCTCGACAGAGCTCTCTACAACagtctcag GGTGCTTCTCAGGTAGCTGGATGTTCAGAGAGATTGCCCAGATTGTCCCAGGACCCTCATGGCCACGA CCCGTGGTTCAGTCCTGGATCCAGACATGAACAG tgtcaCTGGGACTCCAGAGCGGACCGAGGCCACCGTAGAAGCTGCTCATTAAAAACCGCAAGCAG GCAAACCAGTGGCCACCTCGGCTCATTGTGTACAGGAGACGTGAAGAGGAGACGTAAAGCTGCTCCTATGGGTGCTCCCTCCTCCACAG cagtagTAGGTGAAGGAGCTGCGCCCATCCCGGAGTCGAATGTGGGGAACCGGATGCTGCAGAGTATGGGCTGGAGTCCAGGAATGGGGCTGGGCCCTGAAGGCCGGGGCATGACGGAGCCTCTGAGGGCCACACAGAGGCCTAAAGGCGCCGGGCTGGGCTTTAACTGA
- the gpatch2 gene encoding G patch domain-containing protein 2 isoform X1, with the protein MFRAADIKKLSKAGTSWHFRRTMDELVHDLVSALEESSEQARGGFGDGGDHALAVGCLLKRQARKRRGRKRRSDNPHPPWDTCHLSEGSESSPEEQKDYRSSSSAAAGGAHARENNNSDSDEQLVAKRRSYDFGRGKRPLWHEEAGDALGTRSLRRRRKVKRMAVDPPLEVATMLAPPVPKPPGGGSRDLGKEAVLGDEGKESDASKVRLKKRKMTASRLALDATDEGVVVESEEAGQSGKDKMEFEEHKGSDEDMSDRCETSSVSNSSDGGLYTNDEGRQGDDEQSDWFYEGEGGGACGIAGVIPWWERDSNELDLTDPVFNSILTGAFPLMTQGAQRDSALVAVSSVWRPLVDCRILQEKGFQARLARQSSLQQSQGASQVAGCSERLPRLSQDPHGHDPWFSPGSRHEQCHWDSRADRGHRRSCSLKTASRQTSGHLGSLCTGDVKRRRKAAPMGAPSSTAVVGEGAAPIPESNVGNRMLQSMGWSPGMGLGPEGRGMTEPLRATQRPKGAGLGFN; encoded by the exons ATGTTCCGTGCGGCTGATATAAAGAAGCTGAGTAAAGCGGGAACCAGCTG GCATTTTCGCCGGACGATGGACGAGCTGGTCCATGATCTGGTGTCAGCGCTGGAGGAGAGTTCGGAGCAGGCCCGCGGCGGGTTTGGGGACGGTGGGGATCACGCACTGGCCGTGGGATGCTTGCTGAAACGGCAGGCGCGGAAACGCCGTGGGAGGAAACGCCGCTCCGACAACCCTCACCCTCCTTGGGACACCTGCCACCTGAGCGAGGGCTCGGAGTCCAGCCCCGAGGAGCAGAAGGACTACCGCTCGTCGTCCTCCGCCGCAGCAGGGGGCGCTCATGccagagaaaacaacaacagcgaCTCAGACGAGCAGCTCGTAGCCAAGCGCCGCTCGTACGACTTCGGTAGAGGCAAGAGGCCGCTGTGGCACGAGGAAGCCGGAGACGCGCTCGGGACCAGGAGCTTACGGAGGCGCAGGAAAGTGAAGCGAATGGCTGTGGACCCGCCACTAGAGGTCGCCACCATGTTAGCGCCACCAGTTCCGAAACCACCAGGGGGCGGCAGCAGGGA CCTCGGCAAAGAGGCAGTGCTCGGGGACGAAGGGAAAGAAAGCGATGCAAGTAAAGTCAGgctgaagaagaggaagatgacGGCTTCTCGACTGGCGCTGGACGCGACCGACGAGGGTGTGGTCGTGGAGAGCGAAGAGGCGGGGCAATCAGGAAAGGACAAAATGGAGTTTGAGGAGCACAAAGGATCAGATGAGGACATGAGTGACAGGTG tgaAACTAGCAGTGTGAGCAACAGCAGTGATGGAGGCTTGTACACCAATGATGAGGGGAGGCAAG GCGATGACGAGCAGAGCGATTGGTTCTACGAGGGCGAGGGGGGCGGGGCTTGCGGGATAGCCGGCGTGATCCCATGGTGGGAGAGAGACTCCAATGAACTGGACCTTACTGACCCTGTGTTCAACAGCATCCTCACTGGGGCGTTTCCTCTCATGACCCAGGGAGCTCAGCGAG ACTCTGCCTTAGTAGCGGTCAGCAGCGTTTGGCGCCCTCTAGTGGACTGCAGGATATTGCAGGAAAAAG gatTCCAGGCCAGGCTGGCTCGACAGAGCTCTCTACAACagtctcag GGTGCTTCTCAGGTAGCTGGATGTTCAGAGAGATTGCCCAGATTGTCCCAGGACCCTCATGGCCACGA CCCGTGGTTCAGTCCTGGATCCAGACATGAACAG tgtcaCTGGGACTCCAGAGCGGACCGAGGCCACCGTAGAAGCTGCTCATTAAAAACCGCAAGCAG GCAAACCAGTGGCCACCTCGGCTCATTGTGTACAGGAGACGTGAAGAGGAGACGTAAAGCTGCTCCTATGGGTGCTCCCTCCTCCACAG cagtagTAGGTGAAGGAGCTGCGCCCATCCCGGAGTCGAATGTGGGGAACCGGATGCTGCAGAGTATGGGCTGGAGTCCAGGAATGGGGCTGGGCCCTGAAGGCCGGGGCATGACGGAGCCTCTGAGGGCCACACAGAGGCCTAAAGGCGCCGGGCTGGGCTTTAACTGA
- the gpatch2 gene encoding G patch domain-containing protein 2 isoform X4 codes for MDELVHDLVSALEESSEQARGGFGDGGDHALAVGCLLKRQARKRRGRKRRSDNPHPPWDTCHLSEGSESSPEEQKDYRSSSSAAAGGAHARENNNSDSDEQLVAKRRSYDFGRGKRPLWHEEAGDALGTRSLRRRRKVKRMAVDPPLEVATMLAPPVPKPPGGGSRDLGKEAVLGDEGKESDASKVRLKKRKMTASRLALDATDEGVVVESEEAGQSGKDKMEFEEHKGSDEDMSDRCETSSVSNSSDGGLYTNDEGRQGDDEQSDWFYEGEGGGACGIAGVIPWWERDSNELDLTDPVFNSILTGAFPLMTQGAQRDSALVAVSSVWRPLVDCRILQEKGFQARLARQSSLQQSQGASQVAGCSERLPRLSQDPHGHDPWFSPGSRHEQCHWDSRADRGHRRSCSLKTASRQTSGHLGSLCTGDVKRRRKAAPMGAPSSTAVVGEGAAPIPESNVGNRMLQSMGWSPGMGLGPEGRGMTEPLRATQRPKGAGLGFN; via the exons ATGGACGAGCTGGTCCATGATCTGGTGTCAGCGCTGGAGGAGAGTTCGGAGCAGGCCCGCGGCGGGTTTGGGGACGGTGGGGATCACGCACTGGCCGTGGGATGCTTGCTGAAACGGCAGGCGCGGAAACGCCGTGGGAGGAAACGCCGCTCCGACAACCCTCACCCTCCTTGGGACACCTGCCACCTGAGCGAGGGCTCGGAGTCCAGCCCCGAGGAGCAGAAGGACTACCGCTCGTCGTCCTCCGCCGCAGCAGGGGGCGCTCATGccagagaaaacaacaacagcgaCTCAGACGAGCAGCTCGTAGCCAAGCGCCGCTCGTACGACTTCGGTAGAGGCAAGAGGCCGCTGTGGCACGAGGAAGCCGGAGACGCGCTCGGGACCAGGAGCTTACGGAGGCGCAGGAAAGTGAAGCGAATGGCTGTGGACCCGCCACTAGAGGTCGCCACCATGTTAGCGCCACCAGTTCCGAAACCACCAGGGGGCGGCAGCAGGGA CCTCGGCAAAGAGGCAGTGCTCGGGGACGAAGGGAAAGAAAGCGATGCAAGTAAAGTCAGgctgaagaagaggaagatgacGGCTTCTCGACTGGCGCTGGACGCGACCGACGAGGGTGTGGTCGTGGAGAGCGAAGAGGCGGGGCAATCAGGAAAGGACAAAATGGAGTTTGAGGAGCACAAAGGATCAGATGAGGACATGAGTGACAGGTG tgaAACTAGCAGTGTGAGCAACAGCAGTGATGGAGGCTTGTACACCAATGATGAGGGGAGGCAAG GCGATGACGAGCAGAGCGATTGGTTCTACGAGGGCGAGGGGGGCGGGGCTTGCGGGATAGCCGGCGTGATCCCATGGTGGGAGAGAGACTCCAATGAACTGGACCTTACTGACCCTGTGTTCAACAGCATCCTCACTGGGGCGTTTCCTCTCATGACCCAGGGAGCTCAGCGAG ACTCTGCCTTAGTAGCGGTCAGCAGCGTTTGGCGCCCTCTAGTGGACTGCAGGATATTGCAGGAAAAAG gatTCCAGGCCAGGCTGGCTCGACAGAGCTCTCTACAACagtctcag GGTGCTTCTCAGGTAGCTGGATGTTCAGAGAGATTGCCCAGATTGTCCCAGGACCCTCATGGCCACGA CCCGTGGTTCAGTCCTGGATCCAGACATGAACAG tgtcaCTGGGACTCCAGAGCGGACCGAGGCCACCGTAGAAGCTGCTCATTAAAAACCGCAAGCAG GCAAACCAGTGGCCACCTCGGCTCATTGTGTACAGGAGACGTGAAGAGGAGACGTAAAGCTGCTCCTATGGGTGCTCCCTCCTCCACAG cagtagTAGGTGAAGGAGCTGCGCCCATCCCGGAGTCGAATGTGGGGAACCGGATGCTGCAGAGTATGGGCTGGAGTCCAGGAATGGGGCTGGGCCCTGAAGGCCGGGGCATGACGGAGCCTCTGAGGGCCACACAGAGGCCTAAAGGCGCCGGGCTGGGCTTTAACTGA
- the gpatch2 gene encoding G patch domain-containing protein 2 isoform X6: MFRAADIKKLSKAGTSWHFRRTMDELVHDLVSALEESSEQARGGFGDGGDHALAVGCLLKRQARKRRGRKRRSDNPHPPWDTCHLSEGSESSPEEQKDYRSSSSAAAGGAHARENNNSDSDEQLVAKRRSYDFGRGKRPLWHEEAGDALGTRSLRRRRKVKRMAVDPPLEVATMLAPPVPKPPGGGSRDLGKEAVLGDEGKESDASKVRLKKRKMTASRLALDATDEGVVVESEEAGQSGKDKMEFEEHKGSDEDMSDSETSSVSNSSDGGLYTNDEGRQGDDEQSDWFYEGEGGGACGIAGVIPWWERDSNELDLTDPVFNSILTGAFPLMTQGAQRGFQARLARQSSLQQSQGASQVAGCSERLPRLSQDPHGHDPWFSPGSRHEQCHWDSRADRGHRRSCSLKTASRQTSGHLGSLCTGDVKRRRKAAPMGAPSSTAVVGEGAAPIPESNVGNRMLQSMGWSPGMGLGPEGRGMTEPLRATQRPKGAGLGFN; the protein is encoded by the exons ATGTTCCGTGCGGCTGATATAAAGAAGCTGAGTAAAGCGGGAACCAGCTG GCATTTTCGCCGGACGATGGACGAGCTGGTCCATGATCTGGTGTCAGCGCTGGAGGAGAGTTCGGAGCAGGCCCGCGGCGGGTTTGGGGACGGTGGGGATCACGCACTGGCCGTGGGATGCTTGCTGAAACGGCAGGCGCGGAAACGCCGTGGGAGGAAACGCCGCTCCGACAACCCTCACCCTCCTTGGGACACCTGCCACCTGAGCGAGGGCTCGGAGTCCAGCCCCGAGGAGCAGAAGGACTACCGCTCGTCGTCCTCCGCCGCAGCAGGGGGCGCTCATGccagagaaaacaacaacagcgaCTCAGACGAGCAGCTCGTAGCCAAGCGCCGCTCGTACGACTTCGGTAGAGGCAAGAGGCCGCTGTGGCACGAGGAAGCCGGAGACGCGCTCGGGACCAGGAGCTTACGGAGGCGCAGGAAAGTGAAGCGAATGGCTGTGGACCCGCCACTAGAGGTCGCCACCATGTTAGCGCCACCAGTTCCGAAACCACCAGGGGGCGGCAGCAGGGA CCTCGGCAAAGAGGCAGTGCTCGGGGACGAAGGGAAAGAAAGCGATGCAAGTAAAGTCAGgctgaagaagaggaagatgacGGCTTCTCGACTGGCGCTGGACGCGACCGACGAGGGTGTGGTCGTGGAGAGCGAAGAGGCGGGGCAATCAGGAAAGGACAAAATGGAGTTTGAGGAGCACAAAGGATCAGATGAGGACATGAGTGACAG tgaAACTAGCAGTGTGAGCAACAGCAGTGATGGAGGCTTGTACACCAATGATGAGGGGAGGCAAG GCGATGACGAGCAGAGCGATTGGTTCTACGAGGGCGAGGGGGGCGGGGCTTGCGGGATAGCCGGCGTGATCCCATGGTGGGAGAGAGACTCCAATGAACTGGACCTTACTGACCCTGTGTTCAACAGCATCCTCACTGGGGCGTTTCCTCTCATGACCCAGGGAGCTCAGCGAG gatTCCAGGCCAGGCTGGCTCGACAGAGCTCTCTACAACagtctcag GGTGCTTCTCAGGTAGCTGGATGTTCAGAGAGATTGCCCAGATTGTCCCAGGACCCTCATGGCCACGA CCCGTGGTTCAGTCCTGGATCCAGACATGAACAG tgtcaCTGGGACTCCAGAGCGGACCGAGGCCACCGTAGAAGCTGCTCATTAAAAACCGCAAGCAG GCAAACCAGTGGCCACCTCGGCTCATTGTGTACAGGAGACGTGAAGAGGAGACGTAAAGCTGCTCCTATGGGTGCTCCCTCCTCCACAG cagtagTAGGTGAAGGAGCTGCGCCCATCCCGGAGTCGAATGTGGGGAACCGGATGCTGCAGAGTATGGGCTGGAGTCCAGGAATGGGGCTGGGCCCTGAAGGCCGGGGCATGACGGAGCCTCTGAGGGCCACACAGAGGCCTAAAGGCGCCGGGCTGGGCTTTAACTGA